The following coding sequences are from one Paenibacillus sp. JDR-2 window:
- a CDS encoding X2-like carbohydrate binding domain-containing protein encodes MSVNAKRRNKAWMGILLVVAVLAQIGFIPPRTNVAEAADNGLAQKPYMGWSSYSMQVYDGPSGNWISEDKIKLMSDTMHEKLQAHGYEYINIDAGWNGSMDEYGRPVPSTEKYPNGFENLIDYVHANGQKVGIYMIPGISPDAVERDLPIYGAPECTIGDIAVRPYKYGDYWNLGYKIDFSNPCAQKWVDSVADLVASWGVDFVKFDSVTPGSGHNDESIDARGDVKAWSEALSKHGIWLELSWALDHNYVDYWKKYANGWRIDWDVEAYDPNIGMTQWANVARLFPGAALWWRDAGPGGWNDFDSLNVGNGETSGLTKDERQTAATLWAASAAQFYTGDDLTNLDDYGLSLYTNDEVIAVNQAGHPIHPVSMDTDQQAWYANNGDGTYTVALFNLGSKGARVGVKWSDIGLSGTGSIRDLWSHKEMGSSATGIDPLFLEPHASRLFKVTVQNGTSIVNDDDTGMKYTGDWTRNGGNELVRDAQDLSVVITDSSGSGGSSGVDSGAGNSGDSGAADGSTGLGDAASSSYTVTINDDDPAIAYANKWGHSTGRSFGDYMGDVHYGEPDGSEPELTYTFQGTGIELLSEQSTSSGKIDIYIDGEFKSTVDSYGSDQVGQHSVFSVADLPQGTHTLKAVRNAGGQYYFLFDGFKVTADTLLGSPSSTSFNKDEPTDITVPLQLGKSSLTGVSNGGSALQQGTDYTVSDGAVTIKSSYLAQQASGQAAALSFQFAGGAAQTLSIAVSGTSISPVSASFDKRPGAQADLAVTLTLGDSNELTGVKNGANALTEGTDYTVDGNVVRIAKSYLASLPVGDASLSFEFSSSGPRTLALTVINSASPGRYVFVNNDDPGIRYTGSWNRSSGRGLGDYKDDVQWTENNDSFFTYTFQGTGIDYITEVDEGQGNVEIFIDGVSQGNVSTYEAGAHNAPQRTVYTVRGLTNGFHTIKAVKKSGKFMLLDTLRVQLPDLIDVSSTDFAKNAPADVSVNLLASPDSLNGIYNGSTALVRGTDYAIEDHVLTIKQQYLATQPVGTTKLTLRFRGDYGDDAHASAAEGAAFSYTFKGTGIELLSPVGPKQGEMEVYIDGELKKTVNAHADSRDSQVSLYSVSGLTAGSHTIRVVNKSGELMLADALRFTAAEASVPPVSGGGGSVTTPVEPAAPKVVRTTQPDGTVRDELTLAATEAKALIDARKASGASSLKLVVPDSKGEAAETGVKLDAEAVKLLAASGLDLDIDVSGAKIHVPNAVLKNVNTEVHFVISPVNERKAQLERRANLSTVVSAAVKDSKITLIGIPADIDTNLPEGETTLVLPLPAGDWNSEALSHIGVYIEHSDGTVEYKQGSVVDMDGGKGIQFKNSKFSTFALVKLGEASESAPAAYMNGFEGNLFKPEKAITRAEMATILSRIAQDATAGEDSRVYSDVKQGYWAADAIRKATAAGLMKGYADGTFRPEKAITRAEMAQLAVRLAGGGSKLGAGFADTTGHWAEQAVKAAEGAGYIKGYADGMFRPDRTLSRAEAVVVINRSLGINPSSGGASSWKDVPASHWAYGDIEAASIQK; translated from the coding sequence TTGAGCGTTAACGCAAAACGCCGGAATAAGGCGTGGATGGGGATACTTCTGGTGGTCGCCGTCCTGGCGCAAATCGGCTTCATTCCACCGCGGACGAACGTCGCGGAGGCGGCCGACAACGGTTTGGCGCAGAAGCCTTACATGGGCTGGAGCAGCTACAGCATGCAGGTGTACGACGGACCGTCGGGCAACTGGATCTCGGAAGATAAAATTAAGCTGATGTCCGATACGATGCACGAAAAGCTGCAAGCCCACGGATACGAATACATTAATATCGACGCGGGCTGGAACGGCAGCATGGACGAATACGGACGGCCTGTTCCGAGCACGGAGAAGTATCCGAACGGCTTCGAGAACCTCATAGACTATGTGCATGCCAACGGGCAGAAGGTTGGTATCTATATGATTCCCGGCATATCGCCGGACGCGGTTGAACGCGACCTGCCTATCTATGGAGCTCCGGAATGCACAATCGGCGACATCGCCGTGAGGCCCTATAAATACGGCGATTATTGGAATCTCGGCTACAAGATCGATTTCAGTAATCCATGCGCGCAAAAATGGGTCGACTCCGTTGCCGATCTGGTCGCGTCGTGGGGCGTCGATTTCGTTAAGTTCGACAGCGTGACGCCGGGCTCCGGCCATAACGACGAGAGCATCGATGCGCGCGGCGACGTTAAAGCGTGGTCGGAAGCGTTAAGCAAGCACGGCATCTGGCTGGAGCTGAGCTGGGCGCTAGATCACAACTACGTGGATTATTGGAAGAAATACGCTAACGGCTGGCGCATCGACTGGGATGTCGAGGCGTACGATCCGAACATTGGCATGACGCAATGGGCCAACGTCGCCAGGTTGTTCCCGGGCGCGGCTCTTTGGTGGCGCGATGCCGGACCTGGCGGCTGGAACGACTTCGATTCCCTGAACGTCGGCAACGGTGAAACGTCAGGCTTGACGAAGGACGAACGGCAGACGGCCGCTACTTTGTGGGCCGCTTCGGCCGCGCAATTTTATACCGGGGACGACTTAACCAATCTGGATGATTACGGCTTATCTCTCTATACGAACGATGAGGTAATCGCCGTCAATCAAGCGGGTCATCCGATTCATCCGGTATCGATGGATACCGATCAGCAAGCTTGGTACGCCAATAACGGTGACGGCACGTATACGGTGGCGTTGTTTAATCTTGGCAGCAAAGGCGCTCGGGTTGGCGTGAAATGGAGCGATATCGGCTTAAGCGGTACCGGTTCGATCCGCGACCTGTGGAGCCATAAGGAAATGGGCAGCTCGGCAACCGGCATTGATCCGTTATTCCTCGAGCCGCATGCATCGCGCCTGTTTAAGGTGACGGTACAAAACGGCACCTCGATCGTTAACGATGACGATACCGGCATGAAATATACGGGCGATTGGACGCGCAACGGCGGCAACGAGCTTGTGCGCGACGCACAGGACTTGTCCGTTGTCATCACGGACTCTTCGGGTTCGGGTGGCAGCTCCGGCGTGGATTCGGGCGCTGGCAACAGCGGTGATTCTGGTGCTGCCGACGGTTCAACGGGTTTGGGAGACGCTGCGTCTTCCTCCTATACGGTTACGATCAACGATGATGATCCGGCAATTGCGTACGCCAATAAATGGGGTCACAGCACCGGCCGGTCCTTCGGCGATTACATGGGCGACGTGCATTACGGCGAGCCGGATGGTTCGGAGCCGGAGTTAACGTACACGTTCCAGGGTACGGGGATTGAGCTGCTATCGGAGCAAAGCACAAGCAGCGGCAAGATTGATATCTATATCGACGGTGAATTTAAGTCGACGGTTGATTCCTATGGAAGCGACCAGGTCGGACAGCATTCCGTATTCAGCGTGGCTGATCTGCCGCAAGGCACGCATACGCTGAAGGCGGTCCGGAATGCAGGCGGCCAATATTATTTCCTATTTGATGGGTTCAAGGTTACGGCGGATACGCTGCTGGGCAGCCCTTCGTCGACAAGTTTCAATAAGGATGAACCGACTGACATTACGGTTCCGCTGCAACTAGGCAAGAGCTCGTTGACCGGCGTAAGCAACGGTGGATCGGCGCTCCAGCAAGGAACCGACTATACGGTGTCTGACGGCGCCGTGACGATTAAGTCGTCTTATCTGGCGCAGCAGGCTTCCGGTCAGGCAGCGGCACTCAGCTTCCAATTCGCGGGAGGCGCCGCACAGACGTTATCCATTGCCGTTAGCGGCACTTCGATCAGTCCGGTATCGGCTTCGTTCGATAAGCGTCCAGGCGCTCAAGCGGATCTTGCGGTTACGCTGACGCTTGGCGACTCTAACGAGCTGACCGGCGTTAAGAACGGCGCAAATGCGTTGACGGAAGGAACGGATTATACGGTTGACGGCAACGTTGTCCGTATCGCCAAATCCTATTTGGCATCGCTGCCGGTTGGGGACGCAAGCTTGTCGTTCGAATTCTCGAGCAGCGGCCCAAGAACGCTTGCGCTTACCGTAATTAATTCGGCTTCGCCTGGCCGTTACGTCTTCGTAAACAATGACGACCCGGGCATCCGCTATACGGGCAGCTGGAACCGCAGCAGCGGCCGCGGTCTCGGCGACTACAAGGATGACGTGCAATGGACGGAGAACAATGACTCCTTCTTCACGTATACGTTCCAAGGCACGGGGATTGACTATATTACCGAGGTCGATGAAGGTCAAGGCAACGTTGAAATCTTCATCGATGGAGTCAGCCAAGGCAATGTAAGCACGTACGAGGCGGGTGCGCACAACGCTCCGCAGCGGACCGTGTATACGGTTCGCGGCTTGACGAACGGCTTCCATACGATCAAAGCCGTGAAGAAATCAGGGAAATTTATGCTGCTCGACACGCTGCGCGTGCAGCTGCCGGACCTGATCGATGTTTCCTCGACGGACTTTGCGAAGAACGCGCCTGCTGATGTCAGCGTTAATCTGCTGGCAAGTCCGGACAGCCTGAACGGCATATATAACGGTTCAACAGCGCTTGTTCGCGGCACTGATTACGCGATTGAAGATCATGTGTTGACCATCAAGCAACAGTACTTGGCCACTCAGCCGGTCGGAACAACGAAGCTGACGCTACGCTTCCGGGGCGACTACGGCGACGACGCGCATGCGTCCGCGGCGGAAGGAGCAGCCTTCTCCTATACGTTTAAAGGCACCGGCATCGAGCTGCTGTCGCCGGTTGGACCAAAGCAAGGCGAGATGGAAGTATATATTGACGGTGAGCTGAAGAAGACGGTTAATGCTCATGCAGACAGCCGCGACTCGCAAGTAAGCCTGTACAGCGTCTCGGGATTAACCGCGGGTTCGCATACGATCCGCGTCGTTAATAAGTCCGGTGAGCTGATGCTTGCCGATGCCCTGCGGTTTACCGCTGCGGAAGCAAGCGTGCCGCCGGTATCCGGAGGCGGAGGAAGCGTAACGACGCCGGTTGAGCCTGCAGCGCCAAAAGTTGTTCGCACGACGCAGCCGGACGGAACGGTGCGGGATGAGCTGACGCTGGCCGCCACGGAAGCGAAAGCGCTCATTGACGCGCGTAAGGCATCGGGAGCAAGCTCCTTAAAGCTGGTGGTGCCGGATTCGAAAGGCGAAGCGGCAGAGACCGGAGTGAAGCTGGATGCGGAAGCGGTCAAACTGCTCGCAGCCAGCGGACTTGATCTGGATATTGACGTGTCCGGCGCGAAGATCCATGTGCCTAATGCGGTATTGAAAAACGTAAACACGGAAGTACACTTCGTCATTTCGCCGGTTAACGAGCGGAAAGCGCAGCTCGAACGCCGCGCCAATCTGTCCACGGTTGTTTCCGCAGCCGTCAAGGACAGCAAGATAACGCTGATCGGCATTCCGGCGGATATTGACACAAATCTGCCGGAAGGAGAGACAACGCTTGTGCTGCCGCTTCCTGCGGGAGATTGGAACTCCGAAGCGCTTTCGCATATCGGCGTCTACATCGAGCATAGCGATGGTACGGTAGAATACAAGCAAGGCTCTGTTGTCGATATGGACGGAGGCAAGGGAATTCAATTCAAGAATTCGAAGTTCAGCACATTTGCGCTCGTGAAGCTGGGCGAAGCTTCGGAATCGGCTCCGGCCGCGTACATGAATGGCTTCGAAGGCAATCTGTTTAAGCCGGAGAAGGCGATTACCCGCGCGGAGATGGCGACCATTCTGTCGCGTATTGCGCAGGACGCCACGGCAGGAGAAGACAGCCGCGTTTATAGCGACGTCAAGCAAGGGTACTGGGCGGCGGATGCAATCCGCAAGGCTACGGCAGCCGGTTTGATGAAAGGTTATGCCGACGGCACGTTCCGTCCGGAGAAGGCGATTACGCGTGCCGAGATGGCACAGCTTGCCGTACGTCTTGCCGGTGGCGGCTCCAAATTAGGCGCCGGCTTCGCGGATACAACCGGTCACTGGGCGGAGCAAGCGGTGAAAGCCGCCGAAGGTGCCGGTTACATTAAAGGGTACGCCGACGGCATGTTCCGGCCGGATCGCACGCTGTCTCGCGCCGAAGCCGTTGTTGTAATCAATCGCTCGTTGGGCATTAACCCATCCAGCGGCGGAGCATCTTCCTGGAAGGATGTTCCGGCAAGCCATTGGGCATACGGCGACATTGAAGCAGCATCCATCCAAAAATAA
- a CDS encoding LamG-like jellyroll fold domain-containing protein, with amino-acid sequence MKLKKLVMLMLVFTLTMPLTARGSAAPSAEGGDKPGSSVVPADPAFTNVSVHDPSIVRDGDTYYVFGSHIEAAKSTDLMNWTTFTNGYTTPNNVLYGNLSQNLATSFKWAGENDSDSKGGFSVWAPDVFWNAGYRNADGTKGAYMLYYCTSSTYIRSAIGFAVSQNIEGPYTYVDTLVYSGFTANVAYDANSVINKKWTNTNIPQLISAGKLGGESDKWFNADGTFANINYPNAIDPQLMFDKSGKLWMSYGSWSGGIFSLQIDPATGRAIYPGKDSVTKDGRLTDRYFGTKIAGGYYKSGEGPYMVYNKDTDYYYLFETIGWLGADGGYNMRLYRSRNPLGPFVDAAGKSAVLAEDTDNSAVGNKLMGNFLFKREVGDPGTGIGYGYVSPGHNSFYQDPKTGKMFLVFHSRFPQKGEVHEVRVHQMFMNKDGWLVTAPYRYSGEVLEKVNRQDLIGEYKFINHGKGTTADIVESSYITLNKNNKVSGDVEGTWKTTGRNDAELTLGGMTYKGVFVKGWDPMSQSFAMTFTAMSGDGVTIWGSKQKEETESQIVQDVLADLTVGDTSRVIANLNLPSEGARHASIAWTSSNPAVVTSQGVVTRPASGSPSATVTLTAVVRKGMVSEAKSFALTVLPYTDASLVAKYSFENNVSDSTGSFGAGSVTGNRIDNTGGTLSYSAGVAGQAAVFDGNSGVRLPNKLIDSNQYSVSLWVKPDQLTTYTTTFFGAKDGFNWVSLVPKGPAADNTMVWSGSGVWYDGIAGLTIPTGEWTQLAYSVDNGTLTVYVNGVQKFSGSNFPDIFTGTDSVFSLGVNWWDAPFKGQLDELQVYEGALSPAQAAELANQ; translated from the coding sequence ATGAAATTAAAAAAGCTTGTTATGCTTATGCTGGTTTTTACATTAACCATGCCGCTTACCGCAAGGGGAAGCGCAGCCCCCTCGGCAGAGGGTGGCGATAAACCAGGATCCAGCGTTGTGCCGGCGGATCCGGCTTTCACCAATGTGTCCGTACACGACCCTTCCATCGTCCGGGACGGAGATACGTATTATGTGTTTGGCTCTCATATTGAAGCAGCTAAGTCTACCGATCTGATGAACTGGACGACCTTCACCAACGGATATACAACACCTAATAACGTCCTTTACGGCAATCTCTCGCAAAACCTTGCGACTTCCTTCAAATGGGCGGGCGAGAATGACTCCGACAGCAAAGGCGGCTTCTCCGTCTGGGCGCCGGACGTATTCTGGAATGCCGGCTACCGCAACGCGGACGGAACAAAAGGCGCTTATATGCTTTATTACTGCACGTCTTCGACGTATATCCGTTCAGCGATTGGCTTTGCGGTATCCCAAAATATCGAGGGTCCCTATACGTACGTAGATACGCTTGTGTATTCCGGCTTCACGGCAAATGTAGCTTATGATGCCAACAGCGTCATAAACAAAAAGTGGACCAATACCAATATTCCGCAGTTAATATCGGCAGGCAAGCTGGGCGGCGAGAGCGACAAATGGTTTAATGCGGACGGAACGTTCGCCAATATCAACTACCCGAACGCGATTGACCCGCAGTTGATGTTCGACAAGAGCGGCAAGCTGTGGATGTCCTATGGCTCCTGGTCGGGCGGCATCTTCTCCCTGCAGATTGATCCGGCGACCGGCAGAGCCATTTATCCGGGCAAGGATTCGGTTACGAAGGACGGTCGTTTGACAGACCGTTATTTCGGGACCAAGATCGCAGGCGGTTATTACAAATCCGGCGAAGGGCCTTACATGGTCTATAACAAAGATACGGACTACTACTATTTGTTTGAAACCATTGGCTGGCTGGGCGCGGACGGCGGTTATAACATGAGGCTGTACCGCTCGAGAAATCCGCTGGGCCCATTTGTGGATGCGGCGGGCAAAAGCGCGGTGCTTGCGGAAGATACCGACAACTCGGCAGTTGGCAACAAGCTGATGGGCAACTTCCTGTTCAAGCGCGAAGTAGGGGACCCGGGAACCGGCATCGGCTACGGCTACGTATCCCCGGGACATAATTCTTTCTACCAGGATCCGAAGACAGGAAAAATGTTTCTCGTCTTTCATTCCAGGTTCCCGCAAAAAGGCGAGGTCCACGAGGTTCGCGTTCATCAAATGTTTATGAACAAGGACGGCTGGCTCGTAACCGCGCCTTACCGGTATTCGGGAGAGGTTCTGGAGAAGGTGAACCGCCAGGATCTGATCGGCGAATATAAGTTTATTAACCACGGCAAAGGAACAACGGCCGATATTGTGGAGTCGAGCTATATTACGCTGAATAAGAACAACAAAGTGTCTGGCGACGTGGAAGGCACATGGAAAACAACCGGCCGTAACGATGCCGAGCTTACCTTAGGCGGCATGACGTACAAAGGCGTGTTCGTCAAGGGCTGGGATCCGATGTCGCAGTCGTTTGCGATGACTTTTACGGCGATGTCGGGTGACGGAGTTACGATCTGGGGAAGCAAGCAGAAGGAGGAGACAGAATCGCAGATTGTACAGGATGTCCTGGCCGATCTAACTGTGGGGGATACAAGCCGCGTAATTGCGAATTTGAATCTTCCTTCGGAAGGAGCACGCCATGCCTCGATTGCTTGGACTTCCAGCAATCCGGCTGTGGTAACTTCCCAGGGCGTTGTAACCCGGCCGGCTTCCGGCTCGCCTTCGGCGACGGTAACATTAACGGCGGTTGTTAGGAAGGGAATGGTATCGGAAGCAAAGAGCTTCGCTTTAACGGTCCTTCCTTACACGGACGCATCGCTGGTTGCGAAGTACTCGTTCGAAAATAATGTAAGCGACTCTACCGGCAGCTTTGGTGCAGGTTCGGTTACCGGCAACCGGATCGATAATACGGGAGGCACGTTGTCCTATTCGGCAGGAGTGGCTGGCCAAGCCGCCGTGTTCGATGGCAATTCCGGTGTACGGCTTCCTAACAAGCTGATCGACAGCAATCAGTATTCGGTATCGCTTTGGGTGAAGCCTGATCAGCTGACGACGTATACGACCACCTTTTTTGGTGCCAAGGATGGCTTTAACTGGGTGAGTCTGGTGCCAAAGGGTCCGGCTGCAGACAATACAATGGTATGGTCCGGAAGCGGCGTCTGGTATGACGGCATCGCGGGACTTACGATTCCAACCGGTGAATGGACGCAGCTGGCTTATTCCGTTGATAACGGTACCTTGACCGTTTACGTTAATGGCGTACAGAAATTCAGCGGTTCGAACTTCCCGGATATTTTCACAGGTACGGATTCGGTCTTCAGTCTTGGCGTGAACTGGTGGGATGCACCGTTCAAAGGTCAGCTCGATGAACTGCAGGTGTATGAAGGAGCTCTTAGTCCGGCTCAAGCAGCGGAATTGGCAAATCAATAA
- a CDS encoding carbohydrate ABC transporter permease, producing the protein MALKGMKGSELAFHIALYTLCAVIFVIILYPLYFIVIASFSDSTLVSTGKVLFFPKGTSLFGYKEIFQDSRVWIGYRNTLFYTVFGTLVNMLFTMPAAYVLSRKEFKARRPIMFLFVVTMFFNGGLIPTYLLMKDLHITNTFWVFILPFCVNIFYLIIARTFFETALPAELYEAAVMDGCSHFMYFAKVALPLSKALISVIGLYYLVGHWNDFFTGLIYIRDNKLQPLQIVLRDILLSNQVFQNGAGTGGGAASGGYAQRYADQIKYGVIIVSSLPILMLYPFLQKYFEKGVMIGSVKG; encoded by the coding sequence ATGGCGCTCAAGGGCATGAAAGGGAGTGAACTCGCCTTTCATATCGCGCTTTATACGTTATGCGCGGTTATATTTGTCATCATCTTATATCCGCTCTATTTCATCGTGATTGCCTCGTTCAGCGATTCAACGCTCGTATCTACGGGGAAGGTGCTGTTTTTTCCGAAGGGCACAAGCCTGTTTGGGTATAAGGAGATATTCCAGGACAGCCGGGTATGGATCGGCTACCGGAATACGTTGTTCTACACCGTGTTCGGAACGCTGGTCAACATGCTGTTTACGATGCCGGCCGCTTACGTGCTGTCGCGGAAGGAATTTAAGGCGAGACGGCCGATTATGTTCCTGTTTGTCGTCACGATGTTTTTTAACGGCGGTCTGATCCCGACCTACCTGCTGATGAAGGATCTTCATATTACGAATACGTTCTGGGTATTTATCCTGCCGTTTTGCGTGAATATCTTCTATTTGATTATAGCCCGCACGTTCTTTGAGACCGCGCTGCCCGCGGAGCTTTACGAGGCGGCGGTGATGGACGGCTGCTCGCATTTTATGTATTTCGCCAAGGTCGCTTTGCCATTGTCCAAGGCTTTGATTTCGGTTATCGGGTTATATTACCTGGTCGGACACTGGAATGATTTCTTTACCGGTTTGATCTATATCCGGGACAACAAGCTCCAGCCGCTGCAAATCGTGCTAAGGGATATTTTGCTGTCCAACCAGGTATTCCAGAACGGAGCGGGTACGGGCGGCGGCGCGGCATCGGGCGGTTATGCCCAGCGTTATGCCGACCAGATCAAATACGGCGTTATTATCGTATCGTCTCTGCCGATTCTGATGCTGTACCCGTTCCTGCAAAAATATTTCGAGAAAGGGGTAATGATCGGTTCCGTTAAAGGATGA
- a CDS encoding ABC transporter permease, producing the protein MRLLGGGLRALRRDYQLWVMIAPAIAAVLIFNYIPMYGIQLAFKDFDFTKGLTGGAWRGIDYFKQFIDSYLFTDLMRNTFLISLATIIVGFPAPIILALILNQIRRKRFKNVMQTTVYLPHFISIIVLVGMMNVLMSPETGVVGHLMKGLGLGHINLIASTNTFIPVYVLSDIWQHCGWNSIIYLAALSTVDPQLYDSAKIDGASRMKMIRYVDLPALVPTIIILFILSMGNILSTGFEKIFLMQNSLNLPVSEVIATYVYKIGIVSNQFSYASAIGLFNTLINFVFLFAMNAASKKMSNTSLY; encoded by the coding sequence ATGCGATTATTAGGAGGAGGACTTCGGGCATTAAGACGGGATTATCAGCTGTGGGTTATGATTGCGCCCGCTATTGCCGCTGTTCTGATCTTTAATTATATACCGATGTACGGCATTCAGCTTGCTTTCAAGGATTTCGATTTTACGAAAGGCTTGACCGGCGGCGCCTGGAGGGGCATCGATTATTTCAAGCAGTTCATTGACAGCTATCTGTTCACCGATCTGATGCGCAATACGTTCCTGATCAGCTTGGCGACCATTATCGTCGGATTTCCGGCGCCTATTATTCTGGCATTGATTCTGAATCAGATTCGTCGCAAGCGGTTTAAAAATGTGATGCAGACGACGGTTTATCTGCCGCATTTTATATCGATTATCGTCCTTGTCGGCATGATGAACGTGCTGATGTCGCCGGAAACCGGCGTTGTTGGCCATTTGATGAAAGGGCTGGGGCTTGGCCATATCAATCTGATTGCTTCGACCAATACCTTTATCCCCGTCTATGTCCTGTCGGATATTTGGCAGCATTGCGGCTGGAACAGCATTATTTACCTGGCTGCACTGTCTACCGTTGATCCGCAGCTCTATGACTCCGCCAAGATTGACGGGGCGAGCAGAATGAAGATGATCCGGTATGTCGATCTTCCGGCGCTTGTTCCTACTATTATTATTTTGTTCATTCTTAGCATGGGGAATATCTTAAGCACGGGGTTTGAGAAAATCTTCCTGATGCAAAATTCTCTGAACCTGCCGGTCTCGGAGGTTATCGCCACTTATGTGTATAAAATAGGCATTGTGTCCAACCAATTCAGCTATGCTTCGGCAATAGGATTATTTAATACGCTGATCAACTTTGTATTCTTGTTTGCGATGAATGCCGCTTCAAAGAAAATGTCCAACACAAGTCTGTATTAA